A section of the Marinimicrobium koreense genome encodes:
- a CDS encoding multifunctional CCA addition/repair protein, translated as MEIYLVGGAVRDKRLGYPYSEKDWVVVGARPEDLQAQGFTPVGKDFPVFLHPQTGEEYALARTERKTAPGYTGFQFHTAPDVTLEQDLARRDLTINAMAENERGELVDPYGGARDLEARLLRHVSPAFSEDPVRILRVARFAARYHHLGFTVAEDTLALMRDMVASGEVDHLVPERVWKEMERALGERDPQVFIQCLRDCGALARVLPEVDALFGVPQRPEHHPEVDTGVHCLMVLEQAAQLTGDTRVRFAALIHDLGKGVTPKEEWPRHIGHEQRSLPLVDTLCERITAPKDYRRLARLGAEYHTHSHRALELKPATILKLLRAADAFRKPAQFEQFLLCCEADARGRTGFEDRDYPQADYLRGALKACQAIDNREIAAQGHTGKAFGEALDRERLARLSEFKASRAS; from the coding sequence ATGGAAATTTATCTGGTGGGCGGCGCAGTGCGCGACAAGCGGCTCGGTTACCCCTACTCGGAAAAAGACTGGGTCGTGGTGGGCGCGCGCCCGGAAGACCTGCAGGCTCAGGGCTTTACGCCCGTGGGCAAGGATTTCCCGGTGTTTCTCCATCCGCAGACGGGAGAGGAGTACGCCCTGGCGCGCACCGAGCGAAAAACCGCACCCGGCTATACCGGTTTTCAGTTTCACACCGCCCCCGATGTCACTCTGGAGCAGGACCTGGCCCGGCGGGACCTGACCATCAATGCCATGGCGGAGAACGAGCGCGGCGAACTGGTGGACCCCTACGGCGGCGCCCGGGATTTAGAGGCACGTCTGCTCCGGCATGTCTCTCCGGCGTTCAGCGAAGATCCGGTCCGCATTTTACGCGTTGCCCGATTTGCGGCGCGCTATCACCATCTGGGTTTCACCGTCGCGGAGGATACCCTGGCGCTGATGCGCGACATGGTCGCCAGTGGCGAGGTGGATCACCTGGTTCCCGAGCGGGTCTGGAAAGAAATGGAACGGGCTCTGGGGGAGCGGGACCCGCAGGTATTTATTCAGTGCCTGCGCGACTGCGGCGCGCTCGCCCGGGTACTGCCGGAAGTGGATGCCCTGTTCGGTGTTCCCCAACGTCCGGAGCATCATCCGGAGGTGGATACCGGCGTGCACTGCCTGATGGTGCTGGAGCAGGCCGCACAGCTGACCGGAGATACCCGGGTCCGTTTTGCCGCGCTGATTCACGATCTGGGCAAGGGCGTGACGCCGAAGGAAGAGTGGCCCCGACACATAGGTCACGAGCAACGCAGCCTGCCCCTGGTGGATACCCTGTGCGAGCGCATCACCGCACCGAAAGACTACCGCCGCCTGGCCCGATTGGGGGCGGAATATCACACCCACAGTCATCGGGCGCTGGAATTGAAACCGGCCACGATACTGAAGTTGCTCAGGGCGGCGGATGCCTTTCGCAAACCGGCGCAGTTCGAGCAATTTCTGCTCTGTTGTGAAGCTGACGCCCGGGGACGCACCGGTTTTGAAGACCGGGATTACCCTCAAGCCGATTATCTGCGCGGCGCCCTGAAGGCCTGCCAGGCGATCGACAACCGCGAGATTGCGGCCCAGGGGCACACTGGAAAAGCCTTTGGTGAGGCGCTGGATCGGGAGCGGTTGGCGCGGCTTTCGGAGTTCAAGGCGAGCCGCGCGTCCTGA